The Vigna unguiculata cultivar IT97K-499-35 chromosome 11, ASM411807v1, whole genome shotgun sequence genomic sequence CTCATGCCAATAGTGGAGAGGTTCCTGTGAAAATTGAGCAGGTCTTATGGGGGTTTGCGGATCTGTTTCAAGAGCCAAAACAGCTACCTCCTAGAAGACCCGGTCATGATCATCAGATTCCATTGATACAAGGAGCTAATCCAGTTAATATCAGGCCTTACAGGTGTGCCAAACACCAGAAAGATGTCATTGATGGGTTGATTAAGGAATACATGCAATCTGGGATTATCCAAAACAGTAGCAGTCCCTATGCAAGTCCAGTGGTGCTGGTGGGTAAGAAGGATGGGTCTTGGAGGATGTGTGTTGATTATAGAGAGTTAAATAAGCACACGGTTAAGGATAAATTCCCTATTCCTCTTGTGGAAGACCTATTGGATGAATTACATGGCTCGGTTCTCTTCTCCAAGATTGATTTACGGGCAGGCTATAACCAAGTCAGAATGCAACCAGAGGATGTGTATAAAACTGCATTTAGGACCCATGGAGGACACTATGAATACCTTGTAATGCCATTCGGTCTCACTAATGCCCCAGCAACCTTCCAAGGGTTGATGAATGCTATCTTTAAGGATTATTTGAGGAAGTTCCTTTTGGTATTCTTTGACGATATATTAGTGTACAGAAGAGGAACATTTGGAGCATTTACAGCTTGTGTTAAAGACCTTGCGGGACCATTCCCTGTTTGCTAGAAGGGACAAATGTTTTTTTGGTGTGCCTAGAGTTGAATATTTAGGACACTTAATTTCTAAGAAGGGTGTGGCTACTGACCCTTCCAAGATTGAGGCAGTAAAGAATTGGCCTTTACCTCACAATGTCAAGCAGCTGAGAGGTTTTTTGGGTCTCTCAGGGtattataggaggtttgtgagGGGGTATGGTGTTGTGGCAAAGCCTTTATCTAATATGTTGAAGAAAGAGGGATTCTGCTGGTCTGAGGAGTCTAAGGCAGCCTTCCAGCAATTAAAAGAGGCTCTTATTACTGCTCCAGTTCTGGCTTTACCAGATTTTTCGAAGATATTTGTGTTGGAGGTAGATGCTTGCGGGTATGGCATTGGTGTTGTGTTAATGCAAGAGCATCATCCTGTGGCTTTCATTAGCAGGACCTTAAATCAGCAACAACAATCCTTGTCTACTTATGAAAAGGAGCTGATGGCAGTAGTGTTTGCTGTCCAAAAGTGGAGGCATTATTTGCTTAatcatcattttattattaagacTGATCACAGGAGCCTTAAATACATTCTGGAGCAGAAATTCACCACTGTTTTTCAGCAGAAATGGTTGGTTAAATTGATGGAATTTGATTTTACTATTGAGTACAAGCAAGGCCAAGACAACATGGTAGCGGATGCTTTGTCAAGGGTACAGTCGTCTGCGTGTTATCAGTTATTGGTACATCAGGTTCAATCGGATATGCTGGCCAAGATTCAACAAACTTGGTCTATGGATGAGGTCTTAAAGAGAATTATTGAGGAGATTCAAGCAGATCCTAATTCTCATAAGCATTTCACATGGCAGAATGGAGAATTGAGAAGGAAGGGCAAACTAGTGGTGGGGCAGAAAGATGAATTGAAGAGAGAAATTCTTGAATGGATGCATTCTTCTCCTACAGGGGGACATTCGGGAAGGAGAGCtacattaaaaagaattaaagctatcttgtactGGAAGGGCATGACAAAGGAGGTGATTAAATTCATTCAGCAGTGTCAAGTTTGTCAAACCTGTAAATACGAAACAGTAGCTTCACCAGGGTTACTTCAGCCTATTTCAATCCTTGGTCATGTATGGCAGCACATATCTATGGATTTTATTGAGGGCCTTCCTAATTCGTTTGGTAAGCAATTAGTGATATTTGTGGTGGTGGACCGATTGAGCAAATCTGCTCATTTTATGGCTCTATCTCACCCTTACAGTGCTTCGGACGTGGCCCAAGTTTTTTTGGATTCTGTATTCAAATTACATGGCTTTCCCGATTCAATCATTAGTGACAGGGATCCTATTTTTGTGAGCCATTTTTGGCAAGAATTGATGTCTTTGCAAGGGGTGCAACTCAAGTTATCCTCAGCCTACCATCCTCAAACTGATGGTCAGACTGAGGTGGTAAATAGGGTGCTAGAAACTTATCTGAGGTGTATGTGCACTGAAGCTCCTGCGTTATGGTCTAAGTGGCTAGCGTTAGCTGAATGGTGGTATAATACCACATTTCACAGTGCCATCAATGCTACTCCTTATGAAATCGTGTATGGGCAGCGTCCTCCAGTATGCTTGCCTTATTTGCCTGGAGAATCAAAGATTGAACTGATAGATAGAAGTTTAAGGAAGAGGGAAGAAATGCTTAAGGTTCTGAAGTTTCATTTGCAGAGGGCACAGAATCGGATGAAGCAGGCGGCTGATAAGCATAGATCAGAAAGGAGTTTCGAAGTGGGAGACTTGGTGTTTGTGAAACTGCACCCGTATAGACAGGTCTCGGTGGCTAACAGAACTAATGCTAAATTGAGTCCTAAATTCTTTGGGCCTTTTGAAATCTTAAGCAAGGTTGGTGCAGTAGCTTACAAGTTGAAACTGCCTGTTGGTTCTAAGGTGCATAGTGTCTTCCATGTGTCTCAGTTGAAGAAGCATATTGGAGAAAACAGTGTGGTATCTGGGTTACCCCTGTCAGAGGAGGAACAGCAGGCCAAAGAACCAGAAACTATATTGGATCGTATGACTGTGAAGAGGCAGGGTAGAGCTGTCACCAAGGTGTTGGTCAAGTGGAAACATCAGCTACCTGAAGATTCAACTTGGGAGTACTATTatgatttgaagaaaaaatttccTTTCTTCAATTCTTGAGGTCAAGCAATTGTTTAAGGGAAGGGCTATGATACGATCATTGTATATAAGGACTGTATGAGAGTATAAAATACGTATAGTGGTTGCTGTTTCTGTTAGGAAGTTAGTTAAAAGCTGTTAGTAACTAATAAATAGGAAGAATGCATTCTGTTACAGGGCAATCATTCATTCTTTTCAGAAACCAATTCCTCTGTATCCTCTGCACTATTGCATATGAATGTGATTCGGATTCTATTCTCACATTAGGATCCCTATTGTTTGTTATCAATCTTCGAATACCCTGTATTCCTAGTTGGTTTTATCACCATGAGTTTAATTTGTAAATGATTatgattaagataaaaatacataatgacGTCTACGAATTTGGGTATGTTAAAAACTTGAAATAAACCCTAAAAAGATAGGTAAACCACACACGCAGACACAAGGAAAACAATAGAATAGGACATAAAAGAGAagtctaatttatttttcattaatcaagGCATGGACCCGAAATCTTAGTTAACTAATCAATGTCTCAAGAATTGACCAAAGTCATTTTCTTGAAGGTCAGAAGTgggtttcattttattttcttcctcaaATTAAATTCCTACTTGGATTCATCACTTCTCTTTATTTCATATCACATTTGGTAATTTAGGTGTGTTAGGTTGACAGTTGGAGTTGCTTGATAACTTCTACTCTCATTTTCCAGAACCTCTAATTGCCATAGCCAAATTATATATCTTAGTCATTCATGCACACAACTGtgaaattcatgcattttggaCTATACTATGGAAATAAgaactttttgtttcaatttaactTATTATCTCACATATTCAGACAAGTCTTAGCCAAAAATTAATACATGTGATTTCTACAAAAAATGAAACACGTTTTAATTTGgaaatattaagttttttttgtcCTGTCAGATCCCTCCAACTCATTAACTAGCAGTACACTatgtttttatgataaaataatgcATATTAATTTTTGGTATAATAATGAGAAATTTCGTAAAGGATAATCATTAATTAAACTCCTTAACACTTTTAAAGAAAGATGCTTTCAAAAGGTTTAGCATTGGCCACAGAAAATTTCCAACGGGCACGAGTTTACCTCATCAAGATGGCATGAATATGAAGAAACAGAAGTCAGAACTTCATATATCATATCCAAAACAAGTAAATAAGAATCAAACTTGATATCATGATGATGTGCACATTGCAAGCATACATGCATACAACACTAACAAAAAGTTTTGGTGCAGTTTGTTCACAGCGTGGAACCAATCATTGCTGTGCAGAAGATAGAAAAAGCAACGAATGAACAGAAGGGGTCCTTCAGCAAATGCTCAAGTTTGAATCTACAACAAAGCGAGGGTCCCACATGTCCACCTTGTTCAAAGTTCAAACATCCCTCgcaagtgtgtgtgtgtgttgtgtaTGTGCACTTTATGCTTTTGTTGTTGTAACAACAGCCCCTGCTCCACCTTCATCAGATTCCTCAACTCTTCTCTCTCAGCTTCCTTCTTGGATTCTCACTCACATTTGCTTCACTTTTCTTATCCTTCTCACTGCCCCACTGTTGGTTTTGGAGTTTTGTGCTAAAATAAAGCCTGTGACTGTCTCAGGGTTACCTCTGTTTTTTTTTCCCCTTGTATGAACCGGTGAGTTTATGGTCCAACATGGTACACGTTTTTCTAGAACATGTCTGTTTTTTTGGTCTAACATTATTGCTGTCGGTGTTTTTTTATCTATCGGGCAATGTTTTTCAGTAAGGGTGTTTTGTGTTAGCGTTGTTCTTTGCTGATGCTTCGTTGTGTAATGGGTTTGCTCtccctctctttctctttctctgttGTATGAGTTTATTTGGTTGTCAAGAATTTTCTGGGGACGGAAATAGTTatctttatttgatttaaagCTAGATTTTGGTATAGGAAAAAGGTTAACTTTTTGCAATATGGAGAATCATAGTTTGAATCTCTGCGATGAGAGATGCTCACATTTAGAATCGGATGGTGTTTTTGAAAAGGATTGTGTTCAAAAGGACGCTCACTTATTGTGGAAAACCAGAAAATAATTTTGCTCAAAGCCGGTGTTTGCCTTAGTTGGATTTTATCAAAGAGTTGAGTCGTTTTTCATAAATCTAAACTTTTTCTTGGCACAGTAAGATTTTCCCTGTAGAAAGAATTCAAATGTGAATATTTCACTTGGGTAAAATATTGAATTCAACTCCATTTGCGTTGTGTAATTTTTTTCCGTATGCTGCTTCTATTTTGGTCTTCGATGCATTCCTTGATTTCTGTATAGTTGTTATTTTTGACTAATTGACCTTTCGGATTGACAAGCTGGGTTGTTATCTGAAATcattcatttattcttttttacaaTTTGCTGTGTGTTATTCAAGACAGTTATGCCAAGCTGTAGCTTTTAAGTTTTCTCTCAGTGTTGTGGTTTTCAACAATGtattgaacaaaatttattgAGGGCACTGAAATCCCGAGTAATAGCCTAACAAATCCAAGTTTCTAGATTAACATTTACGATGTTATTGAATATTAACCATGATTTATTGTGTGTTGATGTAGGCCTATGAATGGATTGGAAGATGAACAGGGAACAATAGCAAAGAAGTGAAGAGGAAATGAGAGAGGAGTCAATAGGGCTGATTATTGGGGTTTCCATAGGAGTGGTTATTGGACTAGTTTTGGCAATTTTTGCATTCTTCTGCCATAGGTATCATCGAAAGCGTTCTCAGATAGGCAATAGCAGTTCTAGAAGGGCTGCTACCATTCTAATCCGCACACATGGTGCTGATTCTTGCACCATACTATCAGACTCAACCTTAGGTCCAGAATCACCCATAAAGTCTGGAAGGTATGGCCTACCCTTCTGGCTTGAGGGGTTTAAGAAGAGTAGTAACATGGTCCCAGCATCTGGTTTACCTGAATATGCATACAAGTAAGAGTTTGTTTTTTATACCTAAGTTTTAACTTATAATATCTGTCTTTTAAGATAAAAGCCAAAGGGTAACTATTTTGTATGGATATGTTTAACTCTTAGTGACTTCAAATTCTAAGCAAGTGAAATTCAAAATGTTTGACTGCGTTTGTGATTCTATCTGTTAAATGTCTTGTTTGTAATTCAGGGATTTGCAGAAAGCAACACATAATTTTACAACGGTCATAGGACAAGGTGCATTTGGTCCTGTTTATAAAGCTCAGATGTGTACCGGTGAGACTGTTGCAGTTAAAGTTCTTGCAACTAATTCTAAGCAAGGGGAGAAAGAATTTCACACAGAGGTTGGTTGATTGATGATGTTGCAGTTTTACAGTCCTTatcatattcattcattttctgCACTGCCTTTCTTTTCACTCCAGGCTAATTTCCAATTGCAACCTTTAATGTTCTACCGTTTTCTCAGGTCATGTTGTTGGGAAGATTACACCACAGAAATCTGGTGAATTTGGTTGGATATTGTGCAGAAAAGGGGCAACATATGCTTGTATATGTATACATGAGTAATGGTAGCTTGGCATCCCACTTGTATGGTAGTAAgtcatcttttttcttttttctttttttatcagaaaaaaataaaattaatagagaACACTTGGGTGATCTAAcccttttacataaaaaaaaaaattcttacgACCTAAAAGATCCAATAAAATGTTCAAAGATGTATAACAAGAAATCACATACATACAAAATTTTGTCCAGAAAATCTTCAACACAACCATACCGTTTGTGTTCTTCCACAAATAAGAACTAAACAAGTTAGTTTTTGGTATGTGATGGATAAACATTAAATTCACCACCACCGCAACTGAACATCTCTTGTGCTTCGGTCGTTAGGTTCATTTTATCCTCATAACTTGTTTTAGGAGTAGGATCATATCATCCACATTGCACGGGAACTACCTAAAACCATCTTTTGCTTGATAATTTTGTTATCATCGCCGGTTCAATCATTGCCCCTCTCTCTTTCTATATCATTATTTCATTGTTGCTCTCTGTATGGTAGTAAGTCATGTATTTCTCCTTTTGAATGACATGTGTAGACTGTTCTTCTATACAAACTTTGGTCCCTGAACGTATTCACGGAATAGTAGTGAACTATTCTATGCCTTTCAATTGTTTATTTGGTGTATTGGATTGCAATAATAGATTgaacaatattattttcttgtCTCTGTATTCAGGTGATGTGAATGAAGCCCTGTGCTGGGATTTGAGGGTCAACATAGCTTTAGATGTGGCAAGAGGCTTGGAGTATCTTCATGATGGTGTAAGTTTCCATGTGATCTGAACCAATCAAACTATAACTTATATATTGCTATAATTGTTTGTATTGTCACTTCAGGCAGTTCCTCCTGTAATCCATCGAGACATCAAATCTTCCAATATTCTGTTGGATCAATCCATGCGAGCCAGGGTATGTCCTTGTTACTCGTCCACCATCTTTACCATTAAAAAAGTAGCTTGTAAATTGCAGGAAATACACACACTACAATAGTATTGCAACTTTCCATGGTCATTTGTTGTTGTTAGGAGTCCAGTCCAAATTCTTTGCTGAGTCTTCAAAATACACAAATATTGgtatattaaaagagaaacaTTGCTAGAAACTCAGCGGATAATCCAAATTCATTCGTTAGGATTAAGAATGCTTCATAGTTGTTAATGTTGAATCAAGCAGGTTGCTGATTTTGGACTTTCAAGGGAAGAGATGGTGGATAAACATGCAGCTATTCGGGGCACCTTTGGGTATCTTGACCCTGAGTATATATCTTCAGGAACATTCACCAAGAAAAGTGATGTATACAGTTTTGGAGTGTTGCTCTTTGAAATTATAGCTGGCAGAAATCCTCAGCAGGGTCTTATGGAATATATTGAGCTTGTAAGATCTCTTTCTCTCACTCCAAACCATACTGAGAATAATTGTTAGTGCTTACAATCATAGGTATATTCTTAGGAGTGGTAGAATGAGTTACTTATAGTGGTACTTAAATTTTTAGAGTTCCTCCGTAATGATTAGGTTCTCTTGTGCTTAAGTCCTAATATGtatgtaaataataaaagataacatTCAAAATTAGGTTGTTGTTTTAGAAGAAATCTATGATGGTCACATCAATATATTCTTTGAAGATATTAATGTGTCTAATTTATATATGATCTTTTACttttgttataataaatatttccaCTTTCTATTTCAATAATTAGAGTTTGTTAAGAAGAAACTATTAGGTTGTTAGGAATCATCATAGTACCTCTTAATCACTTGTAATcaactattattaattttattttaagaaaaatgttattagattttcctttttttgtaaattaaaatcttGAATACAGATTACATCAGAATGATTGTATGAGATCATAATTTCATAAAGATCCATCGAGATCATGAACTCGATTCTAAATTGTCTAACAAGTTCTTCTTGTCAGGGCAATTCAATACAGTTCTtcaaatacttttaatattgttttactgTTGGAATTGAACTTTAACAGCATAATCTACCAAATAAATAAGATATGCATTAAACGAACATTATAAGATAAAACTTCCATTCAAGAGTAGCACTTGATGACTCTATCTGATGAAAATGTCTAATCTTGGTTGAATGAAAGAAAACATGTCGAAGTCAAAAGTAGTTGTCAACTTGTAAACTTTGTTCACTTAACACatcatgcatattcattttCTGCGCTAACCAAATGTGATTGATGGATGATTAGGCAGCAATGAACATCGAGGGAAAAGTTGGGTGGGAAGAGATTGTGGATTCTCACCTTCAAGGAAACTTTGATGTGAAGGAACTGAATGAAGTTGCAGCAGTAGCTTACAAATGCATCAACCGTGCCCC encodes the following:
- the LOC114168751 gene encoding calcium/calmodulin-regulated receptor-like kinase 1 isoform X2, with the translated sequence MREESIGLIIGVSIGVVIGLVLAIFAFFCHRYHRKRSQIGNSSSRRAATILIRTHGADSCTILSDSTLGPESPIKSGRYGLPFWLEGFKKSSNMVPASGLPEYAYKDLQKATHNFTTVIGQGAFGPVYKAQMCTGETVAVKVLATNSKQGEKEFHTEVMLLGRLHHRNLVNLVGYCAEKGQHMLVYVYMSNGSLASHLYGDVNEALCWDLRVNIALDVARGLEYLHDGAVPPVIHRDIKSSNILLDQSMRARVADFGLSREEMVDKHAAIRGTFGYLDPEYISSGTFTKKSDVYSFGVLLFEIIAGRNPQQGLMEYIELAAMNIEGKVGWEEIVDSHLQGNFDVKELNEVAAVAYKCINRAPNKRPSMRDIVQVLTRILKSRHHGNHHNNSLSATDEVFIDPDQLETVISVTDHRREESKDNPATEVFED
- the LOC114168751 gene encoding calcium/calmodulin-regulated receptor-like kinase 1 isoform X1, which gives rise to MREESIGLIIGVSIGVVIGLVLAIFAFFCHRYHRKRSQIGNSSSRRAATILIRTHGADSCTILSDSTLGPESPIKSGRYGLPFWLEGFKKSSNMVPASGLPEYAYKDLQKATHNFTTVIGQGAFGPVYKAQMCTGETVAVKVLATNSKQGEKEFHTEVMLLGRLHHRNLVNLVGYCAEKGQHMLVYVYMSNGSLASHLYGSDVNEALCWDLRVNIALDVARGLEYLHDGAVPPVIHRDIKSSNILLDQSMRARVADFGLSREEMVDKHAAIRGTFGYLDPEYISSGTFTKKSDVYSFGVLLFEIIAGRNPQQGLMEYIELAAMNIEGKVGWEEIVDSHLQGNFDVKELNEVAAVAYKCINRAPNKRPSMRDIVQVLTRILKSRHHGNHHNNSLSATDEVFIDPDQLETVISVTDHRREESKDNPATEVFED